A window of Nasonia vitripennis strain AsymCx chromosome 3 unlocalized genomic scaffold, Nvit_psr_1.1 chr3_random0004, whole genome shotgun sequence contains these coding sequences:
- the LOC100118666 gene encoding septin-2 encodes MAAVDVERAKLENSIRNLKLSGHVGFDSLPDQLVNKSVQNGFVFNILCIGETGLGKSTLMDSLFNTSFESTPSPHNLPAVKLKAHTYELQESNVRLKLTIVDTVGYGDQVNKEDSFKAVVDYIDTQFEAYLQEELKIKRSLSTYHDSRTHVCLYFICPTGHGLKSIDLVCMKKLDTKVNIIPIIAKADTISKTELQKFKSKIISELQTNGVNIYQFPTDDESVADVNTQMNAHVPFAVVGSTDFVRVGNKMMRSRQYPWGTVQVENESHCDFVKLREMLIRTNMEDMREKTHNRHYELYRKKRLEQIGFSDVDSENKPVSFQKTCEAKRSTHLQELQQKEDEMRQMFVIRVKDAEAELKEAEKDLHNKFDKLKRDHTDEKKKLEESRKKLEEDIQEFNRRRAQIAMQSQSHHTLTLGKSKKK; translated from the exons ATGGCAGCCGTAGACGTCGAACGTGCGAAG CTGGAAAACTCCATCCGTAATTTAAAACTCTCTGGACACGTTGGTTTTGACAGTCTGCCTGATCAGTTGGTCAATAAGTCGGTGCAAAATGGATTTGTTTTTAACATTCTTTGTATTG GTGAGACTGGTCTTGGAAAATCCACTCTTATGGATTCACTGTTTAACACCAGCTTCGAATCCACTCCAAGTCCACACAATTTACCAGCAGTTAAACTAAAAGCTCATACCTATGAGCTGCAAGAGAGCAATGTTCGACTAAAGCTTACAATCGTTGACACTGTTGGCTATGGAGATCAAGTCAACAAAGAGGACAGTTTCAAGGCTGTTGTAGATTACATTGACACTCAATTTGAGGCTTATCTACAAGAGgaattgaaaatcaaacgtTCACTTTCTACTTACCATGACAGTCGCACTCACGTGTGCCTTTATTTTATCTGTCCAACTGGACACGG attAAAGTCAATTGATTTAGTTTGTATGAAAAAATTGGACACAAAAGTAAATATCATTCCCATCATTGCTAAGGCTGACACAATTTCTAAGACTGAATTACAAAAGTTTAAA AGCAAAATCATTAGCGAGCTCCAGACTAATGGGGTAAACATATATCAGTTCCCAACCGACGACGAGAGTGTTGCTGATGTAAACACTCAGATGAATGCCCATGTACCTTTTGCAGTAGTTGGTAGTACAGACTTTGTTCGTGTTGGAAATAAAATGATGAGATCTAGACAATATCCATGGGGTACTGTACAAG TTGAAAATGAATCACATTGTGATTTCGTAAAATTGCGAGAGATGTTGATTCGAACAAACATGGAAGATATGCGAGAAAAGACTCATAATCGTCATTATGAATTGTACCGAAAAAAGAGGCTTGAACAG ATCGGATTCAGTGATGTGGACAGCGAGAATAAGCCTGTTAGCTTCCAAAAAACTTGCGAAGCCAAGAGATCGACTCATCTCCAGGAATTGCAGCAGAAGGAAGATGAAATGAGACAAATGTTCGTTATTCGAGTTAAAGATGCTGAAGCAGAATTGAAAGAGGCTGAGAAGGAT CTCcataataaatttgataaattaaaaagagaTCATACCGATGAGAAAAAGAAACTGGAAGAGAGTAGAAAGAAATTAGAAGAAGACATTCAAGAATTCAACAGGCGAAGGGCTCAAATTGCTATGCAGTCTCAGTCACATCACACTCTTACTCTTGGAAAGAGTAAGAAGaagtaa